The genome window TGGACAGAGGAAAAGGGAAGGCAGGACTTTGCTGCAGAGCTGTGGGATGAATGTAGTTCTTCCCTGGGCAGCCTGGGAGTGGGAAGGTCAGAATGACTCATGTGGCCTTCAGGATCAAGCCAACCAGGATTTAGGGACAACCCAAGAGGTCTTTAGCCCTCTGGCGTAATTTAGACATGTTTTGGAAGAGTACGAGCTCCATATCCGAGATGAGATTTAAGACTTTCAGTGCAGATAGTACAAGCCATTTCTTCAGGGTTCCTCTGGGGGCAGCTCCTTCATGAGGTCCCACCTCCGGGGAGGGGCACAGGGCTCTAGATAGTAAGCACTTAAGGCAAACAGTGGATGGCACCAACTTTTAAAGGTGACTCTATTAATCAATGGCTTCAcctctaaattatatttttacagaTATGCACCTATGCAACTTAACGTGGCTCTTCTAAGCAGGTGAGGACTTCCTCCTCAATGctctctataaaaattatttgtgttcTATATAGTGAGTTTTACCAGTAAATGTGgcttaatattttaattcttagaATGTGTCTTCTCTACGTGATGCGactaaattctgttttgtttgtggAATGACTAGCACAGGCcgactccctctctccctcacttAACAAAAGACCAATGAGCTGTTAATCGAGCTGTTATCTCCATGGTATTACTTGCTAAATGCACTGATTTCTTAAGTATGTGGAATCCTTTTCCTTTTGAATCTGTATATCATATATAAGACTGAATCTACTTAATAAACACTGAACAACAAACGGAATGCTCTGCTTCCACTGTGTCCTATCAACAGCAGCACTGCCTGCCACTTCTCATCCTTCCTCATCTAGTTGGGCACCGAAACATCTTTCTACTAGTAGATTCCACCTTTTCCTAGCCAATAGTATGGCACACAGAAGGTCCTCAGTACATTTTCTAGAACAAAtaaacctgtaattccagcacctcaTCTGttagaaagggaaggaaatgaaCCTTTCCCAGGTGCCCTTCAGCTGCTGAGCACAGGCAGAACTCTCATGCACTGTTTTAAATCTCAGCCCCCTTATCTGCCACGTGCAGACACAGAGGCACACGGGGTACACGCCTTGCTGAAATTCAGTGACCAGCAAAAAACTTGTAGCTTTTCCACAACCTCTCACCCTAGCACATGGGCAACTGACTGAAACCAAATTCTCGTAACAATCCCTAAGCGCTAATTTGGAAAACTGAGCAAACATGATCCCTGGTTCTGAACCTTCAGTGCTGAACTTTCCATTCTATGCAAAACCCTGGATCCCACCGTGAAGGAAACAAAAGGGCTGCTTTTCCCAAAGATACTTATTTGTGCTAATGTTTTTTCATCCTGTATGTATGGTTTAGGTTAAGCTTTAAGGAAAAATTGTAGGAATATGGCTGGGAACAAACGTGATCATGGATTTAAAAACAACTTAGGCATGTTAAAAGCATACATTTGACTgctaaaattgtgtgtgtgtatatatatacacacacacacatttatggcAGTTCTTATTAAaaccttgatttttaaataacgACATAAGAATCCTTTTTCTCATAGAAATTCTGTGCAGTAgccaaatatataaaatggagaAGGGCATGATTTTGGGGGCTGAGACTCACTGAGAGACAGAAGACGACGGCCCTTGACACTTTCCTTTTGCTGAAGGGCAGCAAATCCTCAGTTAATACCACggaaattccttctcctgcctaaaaTGATCACCACTGAGACTCCTCAAACTATTAAGACTATTAGAAACCCACAACCTGGGATAACAGCTCCAGAACACGGACCCCGCTGGCCTGCTGGCCAGCCCCGCAAACACTTACCTCCTTCCACAGGAAATACTGCAGTCCACCAGAGCACTGAGATTCCCAGGAGAAATTGCCTGAGGGCAGAAAAGTGCTACCTTATTCTAGTCTAGCTTCTTTAAATGGGGTTCCACACCACTGTTGTTAACAGTGGATAAAAGACTTCATCAAATGGGAATGTCCCCTCAGAAGAGTGAACTAAAATGTATTCAATGACAAAACAGGCAAACCTCCCTTcatgaaaaacaggaaaacatgCATATGCTATTTTTCCAACTTAAAACGCACTAGGGAAGCTTAGTAGTtacatttctttgcaagaagaatcttTGCAAAATCCTATCTTCCCTTAATTGATCTTCTGTATAAACACAGATTTTATTAGGTTTATTCTcagccagtggttcttaaacaAAGGGCGCCAGCTGCCTAAGGAGCTGGTAAATCCTGACACAGTATGCAAAACTTTGtgaggccaggtgtgctggcgggaagatcacttgaggccaggagttcaacactagtctgggcaacagtctctacaaaaaattttaatattagctgggtgtggtggcacgtgcctgtagcctgagctacttgggaggatgaggtggaaggatcactggagctcaggagttcgaggttacagtgagctatgatcacgccactgcactccagcctgaaaagAGTGAgagtctgcaaaaaaaaaaaccccaaaaaactttGTATGTGCATTCCATGGGGGGAGAGTTCCCAAAAAAAGGTTAAGACTCACCCATATCAGGTAACACAGCACTGACAACTGTTGTTCTCACAGGGCGTTCGTCTATGGCTTGCAGTAGAGATGTTCATTTTAGGCTTTCAAATTGACCAGAGACAAGAGGAAGCATGGGGGTGTTGTCCAATTTTGGAGCAATCTCCAAAGTTCCACATCCTGCCCCTTCCATGGCTTCAAACAACACCCACACATGAGGGCAACACAGCTTGGGTCCCCTCCTCTCAGGGAGACAGGGCAGGCAGATGCTTTGGCCATCAAGACCCCTGATGGATGCAGGCGGCTCTATTTAGCatgcacacatacgcacacacccCTCTAACACAGTCTTACAGCAGGCTGGATAGCAAATAAATGACACCTTGCCAGGCCAGTACCATTCTTCTTGtattctgaaacattatttcccTTGTCCTTTGGACCATAAGCAAAATAAGCCTTCCTGACCAAATATTCAGTCTAAACTCAGGACTACACTCAACCTTTGGTCAGGTCTGTGGCCTGAGACCAAAAGCCAGGGTCCAAAGTGACTTCACAGACTGCATCACCCCTCAGCGCAGTGGGCACAAGGCCTACATCCTGACAGCTCCTTTCTGGAGCAAGAGTGAAGTAGGTGGCAGTAGCTGTATAAATTTCTACTATAAGTTCATCTAACAATTGTCTTGGCCTGCTGTGAACTAATAGTCATTATGTGCTAGGTGGCAGGCACTAACAACCTCAGGAAGTAGGAACTATTATACCCATTCACAGATGAGAGTTGGGAGCGTGGTTGAATAACATGGCCCAAGAACACAGAGCTGGCACGTCGCAGAGGCTGTACTCTAGGAACTCACTACACTATTCTGCCTCCCTGAGGAGAGGCAACAGGCATTGGAAGGTCCCGATCTGGGACCGTAATGCATTCTGAGCTCATTCTGAGCTCCTGCAGACATTAAGTGGGTAAACGGATTCTGTGACACAAGGACATATCACCACCACCAGGCAGTTGCTCAGTCACCACAGGGCCTCTGAACCATCAATTCTCAAAACTGCATGTCGATCAAACGACAGCAATACAAAATGGCAGCTTGAACTCCCCAAAGGATATCCCACCACAAAGTTTTTCCTCCAACTCAcaggaaaaaattaatgaatatatgTTTAAACTTCCATCATTTTGCGCTTTTGGCTTATTTATATAcgaataaaattatttctgataagcACAAAGTCAATGTATTTACGTACTCTAGAGACGTCCGAGGACTTCTCAATCAAGAAGTCAATCCCTGAAGCACGTCATCTACTCAGGCTCACTCAACTAGCATCAGACACCCCACTCTGGGCCAGCACCTTCCTCTGCCACCAGAGGTGCTTGTGGTTAAGGTTTTCCAAGGTCAGAGCTAGTCACCCTCCCACAGAAGACCCCTAACCATTAGGAAGCCACTTGGCAACCTCAAGCTCAGTGAAGCTGTTTGGACGAGTTGCTGCAGAGGGATGTCACAGTTTGTGACTCGCACTCCCAAGGGGAAACATTCTCATTGCTCTCAGTAGATTGCTGACTGCAGTCTATGTGGTGAAGTCCGCCAAGTCATGAACAGCTAAAGACCAGTGAAGCTGCCAAGTCATTCCTTTTGGACTAACCTCCCAAAAGAAGAGCTCCAAGTATAAGAACAGTAGCTCCAGAGCCAAGGTGAGGAGAGCTGGCGTCTACCCCTTCCCTTCCAGCTCAGCACTCCAGCTGACCTTCCCACACCAGCAAGGCAGCCACAGATGACTGAGACCACAACTGCAGGTTGTACGGGTTTATTGTTCCAATACCACAAGAGACATACAGAAGCAGTGCTTTCTCTGGGCAGCCCCATGGACCAGATCAGTGTCAAACTGTACCCTTGAGTGTCCCCAAAGGTTCCAGCGGAGGGAAGAAGAGGACTGGACATGCTTGGGCCCCTGTTCCCGGTCTTTGGTAAACAGACGCTTAAGTTGACAACTTGGACTTGGCCAATACTGCATTCTAAATCACCATATCATTCCCAACTTGTCACTCATGCTTCAGATGACGAAAATGCCacatcaaatgagaaaaaaaccttTCAGATAACATAAGACTTGAAGTCATACAAATTTGATACTTGACCTAAATTAAGCAAGAACCCTCAACTCTGTAATAAGTCGAAATACAAGATATAAGGCAGGAAACAAGGcaagggaaaaacacacacagggGCATCTACTTGCTGGAAACATGTTGGGAGAGAGGCAGGAGCAGGCATGGCTTTGTTTCTTCCCAAACCTGCCTGATGTCAAAAGTACGTCAAAAGGAGCCTCACGGTCCCAGGAGAGCATGGTCCCAGGTATTGCTGTGACAGGTGGTAACCCTGGAGCCAGATCTGGAAGGCCTTCCTGGGGGCTGCCCAGGGAATTCACCCATGAATCCAGAAGCACTTAACACTGGTGGTGGTGATTTGTCACATATGGCAGCGAGCAGCCATTAAGACTGTAGGAGGAGAGATGTGAAAAGCAAGATGCGTTTGCTCGGTGGCGTGTGGGCAGGCTGACTGTGGCTCTGCAGGCTGCAGCAGGTCCAGCCGGTGACCCGACAGGGCATCAGGCAACCTGGCAGGTCACAAGTCAATCATTTCACCCTCACGTCGAGCAGCACAGCACTCAGTGGCTCTGACAACAGGTGTAGAGAAGGAGATTACACCACTTTAATGCAATGATGCTGAAGATGTAAAATTAGGAAGAGACGTTCACGTTCTCTGTACAATACATCCATTTACAGAATCAGCCAGTACTGTGTACAACATATAAATACATGTTAAAACATTAGAGGTGCATAGAGCATACTTACAGAAGCCAAAAAGTTCACTTTATACATCcaagaataaagagttaaaaatataaaaataagaaacacacACCGCTTTGAAATGTAAAATGACTTTCACATACACAGGTGCGTGGAGATGCCCACTCCCATAGGGTCCAAAGTGACAGGGAGGATGTCAAGCAGAGGAATTCACCTGCAAACGTCTGGACGGCTGACTCACAAGGTCTACAGATGGCATTTTCATAGGAAAGACAACCCTATTCCCCAACCCCATTGTCCAAGCAGAGCTATTCAAGGTTCCAAATGATCCTGTGGGTTAGTGGATCACACTGAGACAGAAAAGTTCCAAATTTGCTTCAGCAACAGAACCAAGGTCAAACTTGCTCCGTCAACTGGCAAATGACTCAACTGTGACCCTAAGGTCAGCAGGTGCACCAGCCCCCTGGTGGGCAATGCTGGGAGTTACTTTAACCCTGTGCTGGCTTCTTTCCTGGCCATCAACTCCCCAaagtagcagaagaaaagatggcAGGGAGGGGGCAGTGGAAGACTGGCATTTCTACTTAGTTCAGGTAGGTTAACTCCCTTGGTGGAGAACGCAACCTTCTTGCTTCAGTTTCAAGTCCCTCTGGGAGTCAGGCagtccccccaccccctgcaaccCCACTCCGTGCCACATCAGGCTGTGTCTTGCAGGAGAGCTCAGGCTGGCTGGCCTTGGGCAGCCCAATGGGTTATACCCAGGAAACCCCTCCAGCAAGACCAGAAGGGTCACCAAGTGACAGAGGGCTTTAGCAGTATAAATTTTGGGGGAAGGCAAGAGTGCTCCTGCCTAAAAAGAGTATTGTATCAATGATATTCTGTATACAGATTTAAGATCAATCATTATCAAAATACACACACTAAATATACAATGTTTCCCATGGCCATAATTTATTATCTCACCACAAGGCACAATACACAGAGCTTTGAGGGTCCAATACAGTCATCGTGACAGAACGCACCGCAGCCTTGGCACATGATCATGGCTTTCAGGCTGCACGCACACTGGAGCGAGATGCTTTCCACCGTGCTGCTGTCAGTGAACATTTGCAAGGAAAGGGATGCACTGTGGCTCGCACCAAAGTTTGCTTTGTGGCTCAGCTGCACCACACTTCCAGCAAGGCCTTTGGGAAAGGTGGGAGAGCTAGAGGAATAATTAAAGCTGGTGGAACTCAGTTGGAGTTTAGAAAGCTTCCCATAAAATGCCTGCTTGATGCTGAGttgggaggggagagaagaaggCTCCAGAGGCTCACTGAGCCCTTTTCCTGGCTCTCGGGGTAATTTCCAGAAGGGCAAGTCCATGACAAAGGGCATCCCTTGCAAGTGACCCATCAGTTCCAGAGGACTATGCCCAGTAGCTTTCCTGTTCTCGGCATTTGCCTTAAGAGGACCCCCCACAAAAGTCTTCTCATTCTTGACGCTGCCAACAGAGGCATGTGGCTTTGGAGCCCAGTCTTCCCTTGGAGTCTGTACCCCACCAGACATGGAGTTTGTGCTTGGTCCCAACTTCCCACTGGGAAAAACTGGAGGGATCTCAGCAGGCAGAGACATCGGGTCCGCAGGCCTGGGGCGCTGAAGGGTTGCAGCCACATTCCCAGAGCCAAAAAGCTTCTTCCCTTGGCCTGTAACATTGCTCTGATCACCCAGGGCCCGACCTGTCTGCTCTGGACCAAAGGAGATCACATTTGGAGATGAGAAACGAGGTGTTCTCGAGGTAGCAAGATCTCCTGGGCTCTTGCCTGGAGCAGCATTTGAATTACTGTCCTGTGACATGGCACAGACTTCCTTCTGATCTTCACAACTAAAGGAAGAGAACTGCTCTTTGGAATCCATTTCTTCCAGTTTCCTAGAGGATGTAATGGGATTTGTCACTGGATGGAGAGAGTCAAAACTTGGGACTGCTCTAGAATTCTTTTGGGGTGCTCCAGGAGCCTGGGTGGCCTCAATCCTGGCAAGACCAGTGCCTGTTTCACAGCTATCTGGTAGAAGAGGCTCCTTCAAAGCCCTTAAAGAACTGGGGCTGCTTCCACCAACCATGCCACTGTTTTTTCCAAGACCATGTAAAGATCCCATGCGCAGGGAGCCATGGCTCTGCTCTTTTGTAAGTGGTACTTGTGGGGATTCTGACATGCTGTCATTGTGGGCTGGTGGAAGAACTTTCTCTAGGGGCAAGTTACCTTGCAGCAACTGCATCACAAGTGAGTTAGTGGCCTCCACTGAGGACCCAGGCCTGGACAGGCACACGGCTCTTGGCTGGTACTCAGTATTGGCCAGCAGTAGGGAATCTGGGATCTTTTGGCGGACTGCACATACTCGAGACACCCAGCTCTGAGAAGCAACCATCCCATCTGTCCTTGTAACCAGACACAGGTCACCATTCACCTTGGACAGTGAGGCAGATTGGTTCCAATTGGGTTTCTCATCCTTGTCCACCGAAGATCCCTTTGTCACTGCAGCTTCACTAGTGTCAGCCTCACTGCTGTCCTCCGTGAGGTGACCTTCAAAGTCAGAGGCTGTATCTGTGGACTCACTGTGAGGACTCAGTGCTTCAGAGTCTCCGTTGATTTTCAGCTTTTCAATGTCCACCTGTTGACAGTAACTGCCAGTGCTGTCATTGCCTCCTCGAGATGGCACAGTCCAGAGTGAAGTAAGGCTGTCAGGAGGATCTAGACCCTCCTCGGCTGTCAAATCCCCAGGCAATGCAGGAGGGGTGGGAGCAGCTTTCTCCCACTCCTCTCCAACCTGGGGCTCAACAGATGGTACATGTTCTCTGGATTCTGGTTCAGGCTGTTTCACTACCTCATCATTTGATGAGATGGGTATCCAATGCACAGAACTGTTAGAAATGAGAGCCTTGGTTTTCAAGTTTTCTTGTCTAGTATCACTTTCCCTCATAggagggcatgagccaccaagccctaATTCGTCATCAAATGGTCTGTTCTGCAGGCAATCAGTCGGTGAGGATTCAGGTGTGGAACTGGGGGTCACATTTACAGGATCCTTCATAGTGGGATGACTGTCAAGAGCTTGGCCAGTTCCTTTCTCTAATGTATCATCTCCCACTAGAGACGGAATAAGACCATTGTCTGCGAGAACGGTGGGTCCTCGCTCTTCATCATCACTTTCCCAGGAAGTGGTGCCAGACTCACATTCAGTTCTAACATCCGGATGCAACTGAGGCTGCTCCACTAATCTCTCAGCTACTGAGGTTTGGGAGGACAGTGGGGGCAAGGCCTGGCATGGCTGGTCCCCAGTGGGAGCAATGGGGAGTTGGGAGGCATCTCCTAGCCCATCTGTAAGTCCAACTGTAGCCCTCTGTAGTAGGCAGCTTTCCTCCTTTCTCAGAGAAGGCAGGTCCTCTCTCCTAGCTCTGGACATGGCAGTTCCAGCCTGGGTATGCTCCCCATTTAGAGGATAAGGCGGCAGTAGTTGTGTTCGCTGTAGATCTGACGTACACTTTCCATGGGTGCTCGGGCCTCCCCTGGGCTCAGAGTGGCCACAGgcctcaccaccatcaccactgctgCCGCCTCTGCCACCTCCCTCATCGGTGGCCCCGCCGCCACCTCCACCCGGGCCACCCCCCCCTCCGATGGCAGTGGTGGCCGCCTCTCTATGGCAGTGGTGACCTCTCGCCCCTCGGACCTGCAGAGCACGGGCTTTAATGTCTGCGAGGGTCCTGGCGCCAGTCCAACCCCGGCAGGAGGACTCCGTGGTGGGGATGATCCGGGGGCATATCTGGTAAGTGGGCTGACCTTTAACCACCCAGGGTGGTTTGATACGTGAAAGTTGAATCtgcaaaaaaagaattagaaaacagtTTTAACTGACTGGGTGATCTGACCTAGGGACTGTAAAGCAAAACTAGGATTCTAGTAGCTTAAGGGTCACGACATACAGAATCAAATAATTTccttaaaacaatgaaatcataGTAAAATGGCTGCCATAACACACCATTCAGAGAAGATTCTGCTCAAGGGCTGTTATATGCCACACTTCTAAATTTAATTTCTGGTGGGACTGTGTGAGTCACTACAGCAAAGAATCTAACACCatcttaaaaagattttaaaacccCAAAGGATTTTGACCTCTCAAGATAACTTCAACAGAGTGAACAAAAAAGTGAGGAAGAAAAGAACCTATCTCACTAAACTTGAAGGCTGTCTCAAGCAAACCTCTCATAAAAAGCTCTACATTCCCACATAATTAACTTCAGGGCCCCAGAGTTAAGGGCTCTATAATCTCATGACCCTCAAAGAAAACCTGGCTCCAGGGCAGCCAGGAATCAAACAGTCTCCTACCCGGATGGGCGGGACTTTGGGCTCCTCTTTAGTGGGCTGTGGCTTTTCGGTGTGAACACTTTCAATTGTGTTACGAAAGGACTGACGATCTTCAAGCCGGGGCTTCTTTTCGGGAAAGGATGCAGAGGCCGCCTGCTCAAAGGATTTCCTCTTCTGATCCTTGGGTTCCTGATCCACAGTTTCCTGAGGCAGGCTAGGAATTCTGTCTGGAGATGCAGAGGCACGTGCCAAGTTGTCTGGCTCAGCCTGGATCCAAGAAGCCACAGACTCAACTGGGAATCTGGGACCCTCCGGGTcaggtgctgcagaggatgtgcctggcacatggggaCTGCTCAGCCCTGCTGGGTCAGTCTTAGCCTCCCCATCCTTGTAGAGGGGAACATCTGAGGCCACAGATTTTGCATCCTTAGCAACCCCTGCTTGTTCTGGCTCCTGTTTTTTGTATAGATTCCTTCTGGCTCTGGTTCGGAGATCTGGCCGAGAGCGTTTCTTAAAATGCCCATCTCGCTGTCGGGTGGCTGGACCACGCTGTGTACGCACTGATTCTCCTGGGACACACAAGCCACTTTTGATTTCAGCCTCCTCCTGGCCCACATTCTGCTGCAATGACTCTTCTTTGGTCAAACCCAGcctgcaaatcaaaatcacagccATCAGTTTCAAGCCAGAGTGGACATGTCTGTTTTATTTCTATGAATAATATGGACCCAGAAACACAAGATATCTCAGAACAAAATAAATCTGCGTGGTGCACAATCTAACCATGGAAAAACTTCTGTTAGCTTCACTATGAATGGCATTAAGATAAATCTCCACATTCTTGTCCAACACATAAGTATACACTATTTTGAGACCATCTACCTCTATCCCCTCAAAACCCCAGACCAGGACTCATAGCTCCAACTGCCTTACTTCTGTCCATAGTAGTCTTCAAAGAACTTTTCTTTCCATTGTTccaccttcttttccttctccatttcCTGTCGTATCCTGACTTGCATCTCATGAGTAAATTCGCCTAGGGAGAAATAAACCTCTTCTAGTAAGTGCATTCGGGATAGTAATGTCTGTCTTATGGACAGCTGAATCTCCCAGTTTTAAAACAACACGTCTCTTCTAAAGGCTCTCTCACATCATGCTCTTATAGGGACAGAGCTAACACGTCTACTATAAGGGAAATTCACTCTTCCTTAAAGTGAGACCAAGCAACTCCTTGAtcgaaaaagcaaaacaacaaaagaacCATTCTTATTTCCTGTGTAGATAAAAAGTTAACATAGTAGGTAGGCCTGACTGTTTACTCTTAGAAAGGCCTACTTAAAAGAACAGCCCTTGGCTGACATCTGGGAACTTAGATTTCAGGAGGGTTACCAACCACCCTAACTGATATGAGTTGTTCACTGTGCCTCAATTGTTTATGCAAACAATATGGCTTATGCTGAACACCTGCCTTCCTTTTGGGAATCTGGAATCTGGGTATGTGCCAAGCAGTGGCTTCCTACATGATCAGCCCTTGATAAAAACCCTGGGCACCAAGTCTTTAACAGGTTTCCCTAGTAGACATTTCATACATGTTGTCAGAACTTGTTACTGGGGAATTAAATGTGTCCTGTGTGACACCACTGAGAGAGGACCTTGGAAGCCAACACATGGTTTCCCCTGGACCTCACCCCACGTGCCTCTCCATCTGCTGATTTTACTTTGTATTCTTCTGCTGTAATAAACCGCAGCCCTGTACACATAACTATATGCTGAGTCCTGCTAGCAAATCATCAAACCTAGGGGCATTCTTAGAGCCCTCTCAACACTTTCCccacaaaattaaattaatagaCGCTAACAATCACTCCAAGTGACAATGCCTAAAAAGACAGAGCATGGTGGAGCTTGTCAACTCCACAGTGTACTTTCCTCCACCCTTCCAGACGATGCCATGATTACTGGAATAGGCGTTTATAGTTCTAATGATAAACAGGAGATGATGAAtgagtatatacatacaatatagtGAAAGTCTAAATCTAAACACCCCGTTATTTCTTCAGAGCTGTGTGGCATATTAATACCCACCACATTTATTAGTAATGAGGAAAGCCTGTCTTACACTAAATAACCCTTTGAGAAGAGCGAGCTTGGGTTTTAAATACCAGGAGACATGCAACACCACATGACAGGTGCATCACAAGCCGTCCGAGATGATCAAGTCTACATACCATCAGCCAGGCGCTCCCGCCAGCTCTGAGCCGCATGGGTAAAAAACTCGTTATTTAGTGCACTGCTGCTGAGACGCAACAGGCCATCTGTCCCCACCTAGAAGGATCAAGGGGGAGAAATCctaataaataaacttaaaagagAACAGAAGCCCACCCAGAGAGAGGCAAAGGGGAGGCTGCCCATGTGCACCTGTCTGTCTACTtcaggcaggaggaagaggagctgcTGCTGGAAGTGTGATGGTAAGGCATGGAAGGTCCGAGAGTTGATCAGGGCACGGAGGTTGGTGTTGACAAGAATGGACCCAGGTGTCTCAAAATCTATTTCTTCCCCTCTGTTGCGCTTCATTTGACCTATCATTTTTGAAGCAAGAAGAAGCAAGGTATggatttcagctttttaaaagaaaaaagcaaataccTACTGATGGGAAAACTTTGGTGACAGCACCCAAGCTACCCAGAAGTTATCTGCACACAATCTGCTCAATTGTCCAGTCCATCCTAACCTGTATATTCTTTCCAGGTTTTGGGATTGCATCCCCTCAGACAAAACTCTGTACCGTGCTGTGTCACAGCCTGAAAAGGACACTTCCCGCAGAAAATCAGGCAAGGAGCAGGTTCTGAGCTTCCCTCCAAAGCTGGAGAACAGGCTCCACAAAGCTCAACTGGAGAAATCATGGAAATTGTCTAAAAGTAAATCTAGTTAGTATACTAAAGAAAAATCtgcagaagccttctgtgaatgGGCTGGAGAGGGATGATCTCCATGCAGAAATGTACTAAGGACTGTTCAAAGCCAACTGAGATGCTAATACCTCTCACAGAAGCCTCAGCAAATGCTACTTTTATCTGAAAAACTAACTAGGACTAGAGACCTGTGACACCTTAGATTGAGCACTGCTGATGAGCTGGAAAAGCAGCAAGACAGCAAACCTAGTTCTCACATGGGCAAAGGTTTACTCTAATTCTCAGAAGCAAAAGCTTGTCTTCTTAATGGTttcatctacaaaaaaaaccagCATGTGGGTCATTAAGAATTAAATCCTGAAATAGCAAAGAGCATACTAATATTGCAAATAACTCTAAtgcgggtggggtggggtgaggggtgggaggtATAGATAATAGCACTACTGAATTTGTTTGCATCCCCAAAATTCAACACATGCTTCCACTCGACATACTGACTAGGTTGTAAAAAAGGGAGTGTCTGATACAGACTACAGATGTTGGGAACAAACGTGGCAAGATGCTACCGAAGAGAGAAAAGGGGTGTTGGAATTCTTCACTGAGAAGCTCAGAAGCAGTTTTCACTCACTCAAACACTTACTACGCAGTACAAGACAGGCACAGACTAAGCCCACAGGGACATATAAGAAACAATTGTGGCATCATCTCTGCCTGAAAGGACTTCTCACAGTCTAGCAGAGAGCTACAAATGAAATAACCaaattacaaagtaaaaataaacaaaaaatagaggGCCACccaagaagtaaaaataaactgGTAAAGGAATTGGAATAGAAGACATCATCTTCTCACTAGGCCTGCAGGGGCCCCCTTTACAGGCAGAGAAATAAGTGCCAAGCCACTCACCTGTGGCTGGCTTCCGGAAGCCTCTCAGGAGCGGGGCAGGGTCCTGGGTGACCTCGGCCTGGCCATGAATAGCAGCGCTGCCCAGGGCCAGAgagccgctgctgctgctggacGGGCTGCCGCTCTCGCCATCAGCGTGGCAGCCCGAGAACCCTGAAGGCACAGCATTCCACTGGTCAAAAGTATCACAAGCCGCGCCCATGGCTCTCAGACAAGCTCACTTCTCCCAACTCTTCCTGAGATGCTGCCAGCAATACTGGG of Symphalangus syndactylus isolate Jambi chromosome 24, NHGRI_mSymSyn1-v2.1_pri, whole genome shotgun sequence contains these proteins:
- the ASXL1 gene encoding polycomb group protein ASXL1 isoform X10 produces the protein MKDKQKKKKERTWAEAARLVLENYSDAPMTPKQILQVIEAEGLKEMSGTSPLACLNAMLHSNSRGGEGLFYKLPGRISLFTLKKDALQWSRHPATVEGEEPEDTADVESCGSNEASTVSGENDVSLDETSSNASCSTESQSRPLSNPRDSYRASSQANKQKKKTGVMLPRVVLTPLKVNGAHVESASGQMKRNRGEEIDFETPGSILVNTNLRALINSRTFHALPSHFQQQLLFLLPEVDRQVGTDGLLRLSSSALNNEFFTHAAQSWRERLADGEFTHEMQVRIRQEMEKEKKVEQWKEKFFEDYYGQKLGLTKEESLQQNVGQEEAEIKSGLCVPGESVRTQRGPATRQRDGHFKKRSRPDLRTRARRNLYKKQEPEQAGVAKDAKSVASDVPLYKDGEAKTDPAGLSSPHVPGTSSAAPDPEGPRFPVESVASWIQAEPDNLARASASPDRIPSLPQETVDQEPKDQKRKSFEQAASASFPEKKPRLEDRQSFRNTIESVHTEKPQPTKEEPKVPPIRIQLSRIKPPWVVKGQPTYQICPRIIPTTESSCRGWTGARTLADIKARALQVRGARGHHCHREAATTAIGGGGGPGGGGGGATDEGGGRGGSSGDGGEACGHSEPRGGPSTHGKCTSDLQRTQLLPPYPLNGEHTQAGTAMSRARREDLPSLRKEESCLLQRATVGLTDGLGDASQLPIAPTGDQPCQALPPLSSQTSVAERLVEQPQLHPDVRTECESGTTSWESDDEERGPTVLADNGLIPSLVGDDTLEKGTGQALDSHPTMKDPVNVTPSSTPESSPTDCLQNRPFDDELGLGGSCPPMRESDTRQENLKTKALISNSSVHWIPISSNDEVVKQPEPESREHVPSVEPQVGEEWEKAAPTPPALPGDLTAEEGLDPPDSLTSLWTVPSRGGNDSTGSYCQQVDIEKLKINGDSEALSPHSESTDTASDFEGHLTEDSSEADTSEAAVTKGSSVDKDEKPNWNQSASLSKVNGDLCLVTRTDGMVASQSWVSRVCAVRQKIPDSLLLANTEYQPRAVCLSRPGSSVEATNSLVMQLLQGNLPLEKVLPPAHNDSMSESPQVPLTKEQSHGSLRMGSLHGLGKNSGMVGGSSPSSLRALKEPLLPDSCETGTGLARIEATQAPGAPQKNSRAVPSFDSLHPVTNPITSSRKLEEMDSKEQFSSFSCEDQKEVCAMSQDSNSNAAPGKSPGDLATSRTPRFSSPNVISFGPEQTGRALGDQSNVTGQGKKLFGSGNVAATLQRPRPADPMSLPAEIPPVFPSGKLGPSTNSMSGGVQTPREDWAPKPHASVGSVKNEKTFVGGPLKANAENRKATGHSPLELMGHLQGMPFVMDLPFWKLPREPGKGLSEPLEPSSLPSQLSIKQAFYGKLSKLQLSSTSFNYSSSSPTFPKGLAGSVVQLSHKANFGASHSASLSLQMFTDSSTVESISLQCACSLKAMIMCQGCGAFCHDDCIGPSKLCVLCLVVR